A part of Armatimonadota bacterium genomic DNA contains:
- a CDS encoding winged helix-turn-helix transcriptional regulator, which produces MLPRFIREAGVLRALAHPVRLAILAHLRRRPACVCHLTRALGRPQAYVSQQLAVLRGSGLIEGQREGAYVYYGLRDRGVLALVDLVGGLLGRAVVGALPPGGRVEGCECPRCRKDAVTTVGSRG; this is translated from the coding sequence ATGCTGCCGCGCTTCATAAGGGAGGCAGGTGTGCTGCGAGCGCTAGCCCATCCTGTGCGGCTGGCGATCCTGGCGCACCTGCGTCGCAGGCCGGCCTGCGTCTGCCACCTCACCAGGGCCTTGGGCCGGCCCCAGGCGTACGTCTCGCAGCAGCTCGCGGTCCTGCGCGGCAGCGGGCTGATCGAAGGGCAGAGGGAGGGGGCGTACGTCTACTACGGACTGCGCGACCGCGGCGTGCTGGCGCTCGTGGATCTTGTCGGCGGGCTCCTCGGGCGCGCGGTTGTCGGCGCCTTGCCCCCGGGCGGGCGGGTCGAGGGATGCGAGTGCCCCCGCTGCCGCAAGGACGCCGTGACCACGGTGGGATCCCGCGGATGA
- a CDS encoding permease: MGDLLIAGLRALWEYIALHVLTCLIPAFLLAGAIVAFVSKEAVMARLGSAVSKTASFTTAAGASFLLAACSCTVIPVSSGLYYGGAGIGAAFILLWVAPASNLLSLVYTGSILGAQMVWVRVLAALAMAFIVGWVMTLAFRREEAGRMSTASGGSGTRILGQDDLTLLGLLVASLLAPNYLVRGGPYVQKLLVWAAATALVAAYARRRKTGEEIRRWLGETWWFARMIFPLLLLGVFIVGMVGASIPRAWIESYLGGSGLLASFLATLLGSVSYFATMTEAPFVHTLLGLGMGKGPALALLLTGPGLSLPNWLAIGRVFGARKAAVYVGTIIVLGTIGGWFAGTFVFK; this comes from the coding sequence ATCGGCGATCTGTTGATCGCGGGCCTCCGCGCGCTCTGGGAGTACATCGCCCTGCACGTGCTGACCTGCCTGATTCCGGCGTTTCTGCTGGCCGGCGCGATCGTGGCCTTCGTCTCGAAAGAGGCGGTAATGGCGCGCCTGGGGAGCGCCGTCTCCAAGACGGCCAGCTTCACGACCGCCGCCGGCGCCAGCTTCTTACTCGCCGCCTGCTCGTGCACCGTCATTCCGGTCTCCAGCGGGCTCTACTACGGCGGCGCCGGGATCGGCGCGGCCTTCATCCTGCTGTGGGTGGCCCCGGCATCGAACCTGCTCTCCCTGGTCTACACCGGGAGCATCCTGGGCGCCCAGATGGTCTGGGTGCGCGTCCTGGCGGCGCTGGCAATGGCCTTCATCGTCGGGTGGGTGATGACGCTGGCCTTCCGGCGGGAGGAGGCAGGGCGGATGAGCACTGCATCCGGTGGCTCCGGGACCCGGATCCTGGGCCAAGACGACCTCACGCTTCTGGGGCTGCTCGTCGCCTCGCTGCTGGCTCCCAACTATCTGGTTCGGGGCGGCCCCTACGTCCAGAAGTTGCTGGTATGGGCGGCGGCGACCGCGCTGGTGGCCGCCTATGCCAGGCGGCGAAAGACCGGCGAGGAGATCCGGCGCTGGTTAGGCGAGACGTGGTGGTTCGCCCGCATGATCTTCCCCTTGCTGTTGCTGGGCGTCTTCATTGTTGGCATGGTTGGTGCGTCGATCCCTCGGGCGTGGATCGAGTCGTACCTTGGAGGGTCTGGGCTCCTGGCGTCGTTTCTGGCCACGCTGCTCGGGAGCGTCAGTTACTTCGCCACGATGACCGAGGCGCCGTTCGTGCACACGCTGCTCGGGCTGGGCATGGGCAAGGGGCCTGCCCTGGCCCTGCTGCTGACCGGGCCCGGGCTCAGCCTGCCCAACTGGCTGGCGATCGGCCGCGTCTTCGGCGCGCGGAAGGCCGCCGTCTATGTAGGCACGATCATCGTTCTGGGCACCATCGGAGGCTGGTTCGCCGGGACGTTCGTATTCAAGTGA
- a CDS encoding thioredoxin family protein, which yields MTIEIFGPGCQKCRATEAAVHKAVQMLGLQAAITHVRDPKEMAAQRVMFTPAVRINGELKCAGRVPEVAEITTWLTTAAADGPV from the coding sequence ATCACCATCGAGATCTTCGGCCCGGGGTGCCAGAAGTGCAGGGCCACCGAGGCCGCGGTGCACAAGGCGGTGCAGATGCTGGGACTGCAGGCTGCGATAACGCATGTGCGTGACCCAAAGGAGATGGCTGCTCAGCGCGTGATGTTCACGCCGGCGGTACGGATAAACGGCGAGCTGAAGTGCGCCGGGCGCGTGCCCGAGGTGGCCGAGATCACAACCTGGCTCACAACGGCTGCTGCTGATGGGCCTGTTTGA
- the arsB gene encoding ACR3 family arsenite efflux transporter, protein MGLFERYLSLWVAACMAVGVLIGKALPGLTDLMRRLEFGQGSQINVPIAVLIWLMITPMMMKVDLASIRNVGKRPRGLFVTLFVNWLVKPFSMALIAWFFFRHAFAAWIAPGEADQYIAGAIILAAAPCTAMVFVWSYLTDGDPAYTLMQVSVNDLIMLFLFAPIVRFLVSGAASLEIPFRVLLYSVAVFIVVPLTIGVVLRGWFVRRRGLAWFVGALLPRFAPVSMGALLATLVLIFAFQADNITGRSLHVLLIAVPILIQVYFNSSLAYLLMRLFRVRHAVAAPGALIGASNFFELAVATAIALFGPGSGAALATVVGVLIEVPVMLSVCSVCNRTRHWFPAAEGAG, encoded by the coding sequence ATGGGCCTGTTTGAGCGCTACCTGAGCCTGTGGGTGGCCGCCTGCATGGCGGTCGGCGTGCTGATCGGGAAGGCGCTGCCGGGTCTGACCGACCTGATGCGGCGCCTGGAGTTCGGGCAGGGCAGCCAGATCAACGTGCCCATCGCCGTGCTCATCTGGCTGATGATAACCCCCATGATGATGAAGGTCGACCTTGCCTCCATTCGGAATGTGGGGAAGCGCCCCCGCGGGCTGTTCGTGACGCTGTTCGTCAACTGGCTGGTCAAGCCGTTCTCGATGGCCCTGATCGCCTGGTTCTTCTTCCGCCATGCCTTCGCGGCGTGGATCGCGCCGGGCGAGGCCGACCAGTACATCGCCGGCGCGATCATCCTGGCCGCGGCCCCTTGCACCGCTATGGTCTTCGTGTGGAGCTACCTCACCGACGGCGATCCGGCCTACACCCTCATGCAGGTGTCGGTGAACGACCTGATCATGCTCTTCCTGTTTGCCCCAATCGTGCGCTTCCTCGTCAGCGGCGCCGCCTCGCTCGAGATCCCTTTTCGCGTGCTGCTCTACTCGGTCGCCGTCTTCATCGTGGTGCCCCTGACCATTGGGGTCGTCTTGAGGGGCTGGTTCGTCAGGCGCAGGGGTCTCGCGTGGTTCGTCGGCGCCCTGCTTCCGCGCTTCGCGCCGGTAAGCATGGGAGCGCTGCTGGCTACGCTCGTGCTCATCTTTGCCTTCCAGGCTGACAACATCACCGGCAGGAGCCTGCACGTGCTCCTGATCGCGGTGCCGATACTCATCCAGGTCTACTTCAACTCGTCGCTCGCCTACCTGCTGATGCGGCTGTTCCGGGTCAGGCACGCAGTCGCCGCCCCAGGCGCGCTGATAGGGGCCAGCAACTTCTTCGAGCTCGCGGTCGCCACCGCCATCGCCCTGTTCGGTCCCGGGTCCGGCGCCGCGCTGGCTACCGTGGTGGGGGTTCTGATCGAGGTGCCGGTGATGCTCTCGGTGTGCTCGGTCTGCAACCGCACCCGACACTGGTTCCCCGCGGCCGAGGGGGCCGGTTAG
- a CDS encoding chromate transporter, with product MLGLQPHPTLVPRGRGGRLGEGLDPARNAVQQVPAWRVFTAFVRLGATAFGGPAIVAHLKAELVGRRRWLTEADFADGLALCQIIPGATMVMLSTYAGYRVARIPGAAAAAIGFVLPAFVVMLVLSALYAHSGALPAVRAVFRGLGALVVVVVLNAAINLGRSALCDWQGVVLACLALVALVLGVGFPVVAAGAAVLALGLYRTQAVPGRRPPGPS from the coding sequence GTGCTCGGTCTGCAACCGCACCCGACACTGGTTCCCCGCGGCCGAGGGGGCCGGTTAGGAGAAGGCTTGGATCCAGCGAGGAATGCCGTGCAGCAAGTCCCGGCGTGGCGCGTGTTCACAGCCTTCGTCCGCCTGGGTGCGACCGCCTTCGGCGGTCCGGCGATCGTGGCGCACCTGAAGGCCGAGCTGGTAGGCAGGCGGCGCTGGTTGACCGAAGCGGACTTCGCAGACGGCCTGGCGCTCTGCCAGATCATCCCAGGCGCCACCATGGTGATGCTCTCAACCTACGCCGGATACCGTGTCGCAAGGATTCCTGGGGCCGCAGCCGCAGCGATTGGGTTCGTGCTGCCTGCCTTCGTGGTGATGCTTGTCCTCTCGGCGCTGTACGCGCACTCCGGCGCACTGCCGGCGGTCCGCGCCGTCTTCCGCGGGCTGGGTGCCCTGGTCGTGGTCGTCGTTCTCAATGCCGCGATCAATCTCGGCCGGTCCGCGCTGTGCGATTGGCAGGGGGTGGTACTGGCCTGCCTGGCCCTGGTGGCGCTCGTCCTAGGAGTGGGATTCCCGGTCGTCGCCGCCGGCGCTGCAGTGCTGGCTTTGGGGCTGTACCGGACCCAGGCCGTGCCCGGAAGGAGGCCTCCCGGTCCCTCATGA
- a CDS encoding chromate transporter, whose product MRPRGWAIAFMLGMALVLGPRIWNPVLGHLNLVLMKLGIMAFGGGFTLIPLIQQEVVSRLGWLTTREFIDGVALGQVTPGPILITATFIGYKIGGLAGAATSTIAVFLPSFLVLVGVVPHFDELRRLQAVQTMIRGVLAAFIGLLLFILHQFGQAALTDWRTWAVAIVVFAGLRGGVGLLTLVGLTAVVSLLAL is encoded by the coding sequence ATGAGGCCCCGAGGGTGGGCGATCGCCTTCATGCTGGGGATGGCTCTTGTACTGGGCCCCCGGATCTGGAACCCCGTGCTGGGGCATCTGAATCTGGTGCTCATGAAGCTGGGGATAATGGCCTTCGGCGGAGGGTTCACCCTGATACCGCTGATCCAGCAGGAAGTGGTCAGCCGCTTGGGATGGCTGACCACGCGCGAGTTCATTGACGGCGTCGCCCTGGGGCAGGTGACGCCAGGACCCATCCTGATCACCGCTACGTTCATAGGCTACAAGATCGGCGGGCTGGCCGGGGCCGCGACCTCCACGATCGCGGTCTTCCTGCCGTCGTTCCTGGTGCTCGTGGGAGTCGTCCCGCACTTCGACGAACTGAGACGCCTCCAGGCGGTGCAGACGATGATCCGGGGCGTGCTGGCCGCCTTCATAGGGCTTCTGCTCTTCATCCTGCATCAGTTCGGGCAGGCGGCGTTGACGGACTGGAGGACCTGGGCGGTGGCGATCGTTGTGTTCGCCGGCCTGCGCGGGGGCGTGGGCCTCCTTACGCTCGTCGGGCTGACCGCGGTGGTGTCGCTGCTCGCGCTCTGA
- a CDS encoding M20/M25/M40 family metallo-hydrolase, which translates to MDAFLSERLDEYIAETARLCAAPSISAQAIGLPECAGLVADLLKRKGFEVRRIPTEGAPVVVGRLEGRSARTLLFYNHYDVQPPEPLELWTTPPFEPALRDGALYARGAKDDKGEFVARLAAVDAVRAAHGGTPPCGVLFVVEGQEEIGSPHIARFVQDHKDLLSCHGAVWEEGGTDADGRPQVSLGRRGVLEVELGVETMRVDAHSGAADMLPNAAWRLLRALASLKGPDERIRIPGFYDAVLPPSAKDIEMLDALPDYEPHLRATYGVSEFVLGRRGRDLNRAVFEPTCNIQGLTAGYQGAGAKTVIPARAAAKLDFRLLPDQDPDEVFTLLKKHLSHEGFGDVEVTWIGAMWPSRVSVDDPLVGLTARTGEEVYGKPSLLLPLGGGSSPFYAFARPLGIPVVTAGVGYGRNRTHAPDEHVRLGDFLNASQHIARILEGFGDL; encoded by the coding sequence ATAGATGCGTTCCTGTCGGAGCGCCTGGATGAGTACATAGCCGAGACGGCACGGCTCTGCGCGGCGCCCAGCATCTCGGCGCAGGCGATAGGTCTCCCCGAGTGCGCGGGCCTCGTGGCGGATCTGCTCAAGCGCAAGGGATTCGAGGTTCGGCGCATTCCCACCGAGGGCGCCCCTGTGGTGGTGGGCCGGCTCGAAGGACGCTCGGCTCGCACGCTGCTCTTCTACAACCACTACGACGTGCAGCCCCCGGAGCCGCTCGAGTTGTGGACCACGCCGCCGTTTGAACCCGCACTGCGCGATGGCGCGCTCTACGCCCGGGGCGCCAAGGACGACAAGGGCGAGTTCGTGGCGCGCCTGGCCGCGGTGGACGCGGTGCGCGCGGCGCACGGCGGGACCCCGCCCTGCGGCGTGCTGTTCGTGGTGGAGGGACAAGAGGAGATAGGGAGCCCGCACATCGCGCGGTTCGTTCAGGACCACAAGGATCTGCTCTCGTGCCATGGCGCGGTCTGGGAGGAAGGCGGGACCGACGCCGACGGGCGGCCGCAGGTGTCGCTGGGCCGGCGCGGGGTCCTGGAGGTCGAGCTCGGGGTGGAGACCATGCGGGTGGATGCTCACTCCGGGGCGGCTGATATGCTGCCCAATGCGGCCTGGCGGCTCCTGCGCGCGCTCGCGAGCCTCAAGGGGCCTGATGAGCGCATCCGCATACCCGGTTTCTACGATGCGGTCCTGCCGCCGTCTGCGAAAGACATCGAGATGCTCGACGCCCTGCCCGATTACGAGCCACACCTGCGCGCCACCTACGGCGTCAGCGAGTTCGTACTGGGACGGCGGGGCCGGGACCTGAACCGCGCGGTGTTCGAGCCGACCTGCAACATCCAGGGCCTGACCGCGGGGTACCAGGGCGCGGGCGCCAAGACGGTCATACCCGCGCGCGCTGCTGCGAAGCTCGATTTCAGGCTGTTGCCCGACCAGGATCCGGACGAGGTGTTCACGCTCCTGAAGAAGCACCTCTCGCACGAGGGATTCGGCGATGTAGAGGTGACATGGATCGGCGCGATGTGGCCGTCCCGGGTCTCGGTGGACGATCCGCTCGTCGGGCTCACCGCGCGCACCGGCGAAGAGGTCTACGGGAAGCCCAGCCTGCTCCTGCCCCTGGGTGGAGGGAGCAGCCCCTTCTACGCCTTTGCCCGTCCTCTGGGCATCCCTGTGGTCACCGCTGGCGTGGGTTACGGGCGCAATCGCACGCACGCGCCCGACGAGCACGTGCGCCTGGGCGACTTCCTGAACGCATCCCAGCACATCGCACGGATACTGGAGGGGTTTGGCGATCTGTAG
- a CDS encoding NAD(P)-dependent oxidoreductase, with product MLDGGEAAESLGGNGGGGMIALPTIGFIGLGLMGMPMARNLLRKGFPVTVVRHRDPAAPATLAALGAGIVASPAELRDHAQIVILMLPTSREVEEVILGDGGLADILRPGQVVVDMGTSDPASTRRIAAALATRDIAFIDAPVTGGVGGAEAGTLTIMAGGPFAVVERIRPALAAMGGVVAYVGEAGSGHVVKLLNNMISISTTALIAEALTLAERSGVARSVVLEVLEHGSANSITLRGVAARLREERFSPGFKLALARKDLRLAEALAEALGVRLEVATAARAAYDRACDAGMGDLDVAAIAVAKPVGAA from the coding sequence ATGCTTGATGGAGGCGAGGCGGCTGAGTCACTCGGTGGAAACGGAGGTGGGGGAATGATCGCCCTGCCGACGATCGGCTTCATCGGGCTAGGCCTCATGGGGATGCCCATGGCTCGCAACCTCCTGCGAAAAGGGTTCCCTGTTACCGTGGTGCGCCACCGCGATCCAGCTGCACCGGCGACGCTCGCCGCGCTGGGCGCCGGGATCGTGGCCTCGCCCGCCGAACTGCGCGATCACGCCCAGATTGTGATCCTGATGCTGCCGACCTCGCGCGAGGTGGAGGAAGTGATCCTCGGCGACGGCGGGCTGGCAGACATCCTGCGTCCGGGCCAGGTGGTCGTGGACATGGGGACGAGCGACCCGGCATCCACGCGCCGCATCGCCGCGGCGCTTGCCACCCGTGACATAGCGTTCATTGACGCGCCGGTCACCGGCGGGGTGGGGGGCGCGGAGGCCGGAACCCTGACCATCATGGCCGGCGGGCCGTTCGCGGTTGTTGAACGGATTCGGCCCGCGCTGGCGGCCATGGGAGGCGTCGTGGCGTACGTCGGCGAGGCCGGCTCCGGCCATGTGGTCAAGCTGTTGAACAACATGATATCGATCTCAACGACCGCGTTGATTGCCGAGGCGCTGACGCTCGCCGAGCGCTCGGGCGTCGCGCGGTCGGTGGTTCTCGAGGTCCTCGAGCATGGATCCGCCAACAGCATCACTCTCCGGGGCGTGGCTGCTCGGCTTCGGGAGGAGCGCTTCAGTCCAGGCTTCAAGCTGGCGCTGGCCCGCAAGGACCTGCGCCTGGCCGAGGCATTGGCCGAGGCCTTAGGCGTGCGTCTGGAAGTTGCGACCGCGGCCCGCGCCGCCTACGATCGCGCCTGCGACGCGGGGATGGGGGATCTTGACGTCGCGGCGATCGCTGTGGCCAAGCCCGTCGGGGCGGCCTAG
- a CDS encoding NAD(P)-dependent oxidoreductase, with amino-acid sequence MLPTISILGLGLMGRPMARRLIAKGFDVRGWNRSRLPEDLVAGIPLCQELRDAAAADISLFMLEDSSATNAVLERLEPHLRPPHLVLDMGSSDPAPSRVHAARLAARGVGWVDAPVSGGPEGAADGSLAIMAGGSVEDVARARPVLEALGGNIVHVGPPGAGHTTKVINQIIVGLAIEAVAEALTLAEKCGLDPCAVQQALRGGFADSRVLQVHGTRMVNRAYTPGGKARTHLKDLRLALDLAASVGARLPHLECAAARFQTLVDEGGGDLDHSALHRLLWS; translated from the coding sequence ATGCTTCCCACCATCTCGATCCTGGGCCTGGGCCTAATGGGCCGGCCGATGGCCCGGCGGCTGATCGCGAAGGGGTTCGATGTGCGCGGCTGGAATCGGTCGCGCCTTCCCGAGGACCTGGTCGCTGGCATACCTCTCTGCCAGGAGCTTCGAGACGCGGCAGCCGCGGACATCTCGCTCTTCATGCTGGAGGACTCGAGCGCGACCAACGCCGTGCTCGAACGGCTCGAGCCCCACCTGCGCCCTCCACATCTCGTCCTCGACATGGGCTCTTCCGACCCGGCACCGTCCAGGGTCCACGCCGCGCGGCTGGCAGCGCGAGGCGTCGGCTGGGTGGATGCTCCGGTATCAGGCGGTCCGGAGGGTGCCGCCGACGGCTCACTGGCCATCATGGCCGGAGGATCGGTGGAGGATGTGGCCCGCGCCCGGCCCGTGCTCGAGGCGCTCGGCGGCAACATCGTGCACGTGGGCCCGCCCGGCGCCGGTCACACGACCAAGGTCATCAACCAGATCATCGTCGGACTGGCCATCGAGGCCGTGGCAGAAGCACTGACGCTGGCCGAGAAGTGCGGCCTCGATCCCTGCGCCGTGCAGCAGGCGCTGCGCGGTGGGTTCGCGGACTCAAGGGTGTTGCAGGTTCACGGCACGCGGATGGTCAACCGGGCCTACACGCCAGGCGGCAAGGCCCGGACGCATCTCAAGGACCTGCGGCTGGCCCTGGACCTGGCCGCGTCCGTGGGCGCGCGGCTGCCCCACCTGGAGTGCGCGGCCGCGCGCTTCCAGACCCTGGTTGATGAGGGCGGTGGCGACCTGGACCACTCCGCGTTGCACAGGCTGCTCTGGAGCTAA
- the pgsB gene encoding poly-gamma-glutamate synthase PgsB gives MELLGAVPALVAFGAALIEARRHRRHLESIPHRIHVNGTRGKSSVVRLVVAGLRAGGLCVVGKTTGSAARVLLPDGGEVDLRGGRRPSLREYHRVAALAASAGADALVVECMAVRPELQRVAERRLMRSTIGVLTGAGLDHLGVMGDSLGEIMEALAYTIPAGGALVVPGSPVPQAWADQAEQRGTRVLPAQLESDLALPCGYLEWPENLAIALEVCQEVGVDRATALAGMVQVRPDPGALRIWHLRPPDDTDGRRNSDLWLVGAFGANDPDSTGQLVARVRRLFDLAGAPTAGILNTRADRGERTLQWCRALLSDEFHVDRLVITGPHARAAARLLAQRGWNRGRVSACADASPADVTRAAAECTTDALLVVGMGNVAGAGAALLAHWAEIGESVTGD, from the coding sequence ATGGAACTCCTAGGCGCGGTGCCCGCGCTCGTGGCGTTCGGCGCCGCCCTCATCGAAGCCCGGCGCCACCGGCGGCATCTCGAGAGCATTCCCCACCGCATTCACGTCAACGGCACGCGCGGCAAGTCAAGCGTCGTGCGCCTTGTCGTTGCGGGCCTGCGGGCCGGCGGGCTCTGCGTCGTCGGCAAGACCACGGGTTCAGCGGCCCGCGTCCTGCTGCCCGACGGTGGCGAGGTTGACCTCCGCGGAGGCCGGCGTCCTTCGCTGCGCGAGTACCATCGCGTGGCCGCGCTTGCGGCAAGCGCCGGCGCCGACGCGCTGGTTGTGGAGTGCATGGCGGTGCGCCCTGAACTGCAGCGGGTTGCCGAGCGCCGGTTGATGCGCTCGACGATAGGCGTGCTCACCGGCGCCGGGCTTGACCACCTCGGCGTGATGGGCGACTCGCTGGGCGAGATCATGGAGGCGCTTGCGTACACGATTCCTGCCGGTGGAGCGCTGGTCGTCCCGGGCTCTCCAGTGCCCCAGGCATGGGCAGATCAGGCGGAGCAGCGCGGAACCCGCGTGCTGCCGGCGCAGCTGGAATCCGACCTTGCGCTGCCGTGCGGCTATCTCGAGTGGCCCGAGAACCTTGCAATCGCCCTCGAGGTCTGCCAGGAGGTGGGCGTTGACCGCGCAACTGCCCTGGCAGGCATGGTCCAGGTGAGGCCCGACCCTGGGGCGCTGCGCATCTGGCACCTGCGCCCCCCCGACGATACGGACGGCCGCCGCAATTCAGACCTCTGGCTGGTCGGTGCATTCGGCGCCAACGATCCGGACTCGACCGGACAGCTGGTCGCCCGCGTGCGCCGGCTGTTCGACCTGGCCGGCGCGCCCACGGCAGGCATCCTGAACACCAGGGCCGACCGGGGCGAGCGGACGCTGCAGTGGTGCCGGGCGCTGCTCTCGGATGAGTTCCACGTTGACCGCTTGGTCATCACGGGTCCGCACGCCAGGGCGGCCGCGCGGCTGCTTGCGCAACGCGGATGGAACCGCGGGCGCGTGAGTGCGTGCGCCGACGCCTCCCCCGCAGATGTCACACGGGCAGCGGCAGAGTGCACAACCGACGCTCTTCTGGTAGTGGGCATGGGCAATGTCGCCGGTGCTGGAGCGGCGCTGCTCGCCCACTGGGCCGAGATAGGCGAGAGCGTTACAGGTGACTGA
- the pgsC gene encoding poly-gamma-glutamate biosynthesis protein PgsC gives MAEALGTGLVVSLLLSEFVGLSAGGLITPAYLALLLDQPWRLVGTLAAAVVAFGAYKGLSGHLILYGRRRFVAMVLLGVAANWVIQAAAPAAAVALAVPVGTIGHVLPGLIANDFERQGILATVAMLAAATVAAALAIRALGL, from the coding sequence ATGGCTGAGGCGTTGGGCACCGGTCTGGTTGTGTCGTTGCTCCTGTCCGAGTTCGTGGGGCTCTCGGCCGGTGGGCTGATAACGCCCGCATACCTTGCCCTCCTGCTGGATCAGCCGTGGCGCCTGGTTGGAACGCTCGCCGCCGCAGTCGTAGCGTTCGGCGCCTACAAGGGCCTGTCCGGTCACCTGATCCTTTATGGCCGGAGGAGGTTCGTGGCCATGGTGCTGCTTGGCGTCGCCGCGAACTGGGTCATCCAGGCTGCCGCTCCTGCGGCGGCGGTGGCCCTGGCCGTGCCGGTAGGCACCATCGGCCACGTCCTGCCCGGGTTGATCGCCAACGACTTCGAGCGGCAGGGAATCCTGGCGACCGTGGCCATGCTGGCCGCGGCCACCGTGGCCGCGGCGCTGGCGATCCGCGCGCTGGGGCTGTAG
- the pgsW gene encoding poly-gamma-glutamate system protein, giving the protein MNVRRRRYPPAVLALVLGLALAAGSAGRITSAPRASSEAMQRAAILMAQGTVAVRQARLEQGLAINTRADPNRTGLIGLEWSSVTTTLGSLASKRTSTNPNLAAGLARWLHEAGVREGSAVAIGASGSFPGLALGTLTAVHALGGRAISITSVGASSWGANEPEFTWLDMEAELERAGLATRSVGASVGGEDDDGAGLGQGARRQLLAAIARSGVPLLPGATLAGRVAARMAAYDAATGGQIAAFVNIGGAAANTGTCLGMLGQRPGVYRVLPPCRGEPGVMWRMSAQGVPVLHLLHVEGIAAAFGLPVDPVPLPEPGHGAPFERPSRGASGVLLLVFLAGLLALVRQARAGGRS; this is encoded by the coding sequence GTGAACGTGCGACGGCGCCGTTACCCTCCGGCTGTGCTGGCGCTCGTGCTCGGCCTGGCGCTGGCCGCGGGCTCCGCCGGCCGGATCACCTCCGCACCGCGCGCCTCCTCCGAGGCGATGCAGCGGGCCGCCATCCTGATGGCGCAGGGGACCGTCGCGGTGCGTCAGGCGAGGCTCGAGCAAGGCCTGGCCATCAACACGAGGGCCGATCCCAACCGGACAGGTCTGATCGGGCTTGAGTGGTCTTCCGTGACCACTACGCTCGGATCGCTGGCCTCCAAGCGCACCAGCACCAACCCCAACCTGGCTGCCGGCCTGGCACGCTGGCTGCACGAGGCAGGCGTGCGCGAAGGGAGCGCGGTCGCGATCGGCGCCTCGGGCTCGTTCCCCGGGCTTGCGCTCGGGACCCTGACCGCGGTGCACGCTCTGGGCGGTCGTGCGATCAGCATCACTTCGGTGGGAGCCTCTAGTTGGGGAGCCAACGAGCCCGAGTTCACCTGGCTGGATATGGAGGCGGAGCTGGAGCGCGCGGGCCTGGCCACGCGTTCGGTAGGTGCATCGGTGGGAGGTGAGGATGATGACGGCGCCGGCCTGGGGCAGGGCGCGCGCCGCCAACTACTCGCAGCCATCGCGCGCTCGGGGGTGCCACTTCTTCCCGGCGCGACGCTGGCCGGGCGGGTGGCCGCCCGCATGGCCGCCTACGACGCGGCGACCGGCGGCCAGATCGCCGCCTTCGTAAACATCGGAGGGGCCGCGGCCAACACCGGCACGTGCCTTGGCATGCTGGGCCAGCGCCCTGGCGTCTACCGTGTCCTGCCACCCTGCAGGGGCGAACCAGGAGTGATGTGGCGGATGAGCGCGCAGGGGGTTCCGGTCTTGCACCTGCTGCACGTGGAGGGCATCGCGGCGGCATTTGGACTGCCTGTTGACCCAGTGCCGCTGCCTGAGCCCGGGCACGGAGCGCCGTTTGAGCGGCCGTCACGCGGGGCGTCCGGAGTCCTGCTCCTGGTGTTCCTGGCAGGCCTGCTGGCACTCGTCCGGCAAGCCCGTGCCGGGGGGCGCTCATAG